In Silene latifolia isolate original U9 population chromosome 3, ASM4854445v1, whole genome shotgun sequence, a single window of DNA contains:
- the LOC141646682 gene encoding putative protein phosphatase 2C 33 produces MGSCLSAESRSPVPGSPSSPGLGLRRRKNSKKRSGSRSSSFEYKKDEHLLKIPGRLFSNGSSEIASLFTQQGKKGTNQDAMLVWENFCSRTDTLFCGVFDGHGPYGHMVAKRVRDSLPQKLNAQWEVNVKDEVLRDISMNTSSINSEDTSFVSADDESRVSVDGEDTEKQPDIFHVLKESFLKAFKIMDRELRVHPNVDCFCSGTTAVTLIKQGLDLVIGHVGDSRAVLGTRNGDNSLVAVQLTVDLKPNLPAEEERIRKCRGRVFALRDEPDVSRVWLPNSDSPGLAMSRAFGDFCLKEFGVIAVPDISYRRLTEKDEFIVLATDGIWDVLSNKEVVNIVGAAPTKSTAARSLVEIAVRNWKMKYPTSKIDDCAVICLFLDSSTNNLSSASNGQNKHDQSTAAGDQDLSNREKGVAEPTGLNRSGTVRTVQGILEKTSKDADDSTDEDAKEDDLLLEDYSALEGVTRVNTLMNLPRFTP; encoded by the exons ATGGGGTCCTGCTTATCTGCTGAAAGCAGGAGCCCTGTCCCGGGGTCGCCCTCCTCCCCGGGTTTAGGGCTCAGGAGGAGGAAGAACTCCAAGAAACGGTCTGGTTCTCGGAGTTCCTCCTTTGAGTATAAGAAGGATGAACATCTGCTTAAAATCCCTGGTAGGTTGTTTAGTAATGGCTCGTCTGAAATCGCCTCGTTGTTTACACAGCAGGGTAAGAAAGGGACCAATCAGGATGCCATGCTTGTTTGGGAG AATTTCTGTTCAAGAACAGACACGCTTTTCTGCGGGGTCTTTGACGGCCATGGGCCATATGGCCATATGGTAGCTAAGAGAGTAAGGGATTCTCTTCCGCAAAAACTAAATGCTCAGTGGGAAGTGAATGTTAAAGATGAAGTTCTCAGGGATATTAGCATGAATACCAGCAGCATAAACTCTGAAGATACGTCCTTTGTTTCTGCTGATGACGAATCCAGGGTCTCTGTTGATGGTGAAGATACAGAGAAGCAACCAGATATCTTCCACGTTCTAAAAGAATCGTTTTTAAAAGCGTTCAAGATCATGGATCGTGAATTGAGAGTACATCCGAATGTTGATTGCTTTTGTAGCGGGACAACAGCCGTGACTCTTATCAAACAG GGGCTAGACCTTGTTATTGGACATGTTGGCGACTCAAGAGCTGTGCTAGGGACAAGAAACGGAGATAATTCTCTAGTTGCTGTTCAGTTGACCGTAGATCTCAAACCAAATCTTCCTG CTGAAGAAGAGAGGATTAGGAAGTGCAGGGGGCGTGTTTTTGCTCTTCGAGATGAGCCGGATGTTTCCCGTGTTTGGCTCCCTAACAGTGACTCCCCTGGCCTTGCTATGTCTCGAGCGTTTGGAGATTTCTGCCTCAAGGAATTTGGTGTCATAGCCGTGCCTGATATATCATATCGGCGTCTCACTGAAAAGGACGAGTTTATTGTTTTGGCTACCGACGGG ATTTGGGATGTGCTATCGAACAAGGAAGTTGTTAACATAGTAGGGGCAGCCCCTACAAAATCCACTGCTGCTAGATCTTTGGTTGAAATAGCCGTCCGAAATTGGAAAATGAAATATCCGACATCCAAAATCGACGACTGTGCTGTCATTTGTCTCTTCCTCGACTCCAGTACCAACAATCTATCATCTGCATCTAATGGTCAAAATAAACATGACCAGTCAACAGCTGCAGGAGACCAAGATCTCAGTAACCGTGAGAAAGGTGTCGCTGAGCCGACCGGACTCAACCGGTCAGGGACGGTTAGAACAGTCCAGGGCATTCTCGAGAAAACTAGCAAGGACGCGGACGACAGTACTGAtgaggatgccaaagaagatgacctATTGTTAGAGGACTATTCAGCATTAGAAGGCGTTACTCGAGTTAATACATTGATGAATTTACCAAGATTCACACCCTAG
- the LOC141646666 gene encoding uncharacterized protein LOC141646666, with amino-acid sequence MSSKERPTLGGTRIKTRKRNIAAPLDPAAFSDAVVQIYLDNAGDLELIAKSIESSELDFSRYGDTFFEVIFIGGRTQPGTAKSDEGERHTFSVIDCEPKRESILPFVVYIQKILRRRPFLIKNLENVMRRFLQSLELFEENERKKLAIFTALAFSQKLSGLPPETVFQPLLKDNLVTKGLVLTFVTDFFKEYLVDNSLDDLIGLLKRGKSEENLLDFFPTSKRTAEALAEHFNKEGLQQLVLYNEKKMFEVKLAEMKSALTTQIAEEADVGEVIETVKHHVKEAKLPDIDVVRLLWDVIMDAVQWSGKNQQQNANTALRQVKTWAELLNTFCTTGKLELELIYKVQIQCYEDAKLMKLFPEIVRSLYDQDVLAEDTILHWFRKGTNPKGRQTFVKSLEPFVKWLEEAEEEE; translated from the exons ATGAG CTCGAAGGAGAGACCCACTCTCGG TGGTACGCGGATTAAGACCCGCAAACGGAATATCGCTGCTCCTCTAGACCCTGCAGCTTTTTCTGATGCAGTGGTCCAGATTTATTTGGATAATGCTGGTGATCTG GAACTTATAGCTAAGAGTATTGAATCTTCAGAACTTGACTTCTCAAGATACGGTGATACTTTCTTTGAG GTAATCTTCATTGGGGGCCGCACACAACCCGGAACGGCGAAATCTGATGAGGGGGAGCGCCACACTTTCTCTGTGATTGACTGTGAACCTAAACGTGAATCTATTCTGCCCTTTGTTGTCTACATTCAAAAGATTTTACGCCGAAGGCCTTTCCTTATAAAGAATCTTGAAAATGTCATGCGAAGATTCTTACAGTCCCTTGAGCTATTTGAAGAAAATGAAAGGAAAAAGTTGGCCATCTTTACAGCCCTTGCATTCTCCCAGAAGCTGTCGGGTTTGCCACCAGAGACTGTTTTCCAGCCTTTGCTCAAGGATAATCTTGTGACAAAAGGGCTAGTTCTTACATTTGTAACAGACTTCTTCAAGGAATACCTTGTTGACAACAGCTTGGATGATTTGATTGGGCTCCTTAAACGCGGGAAATCTGAGGAAAATCTACTTGACTTCTTTCCGACATCTAAGAGAACTGCTGAAGCTCTAGCTGAGCATTTCAA CAAAGAAGGTCTTCAGCAATTGGTCCTGTACAATGAGAAAAAGATGTTTGAGGTTAAACTTGCGGAAATGAAATCTGCTTTAACAACTCAGATAGCTGAGGAAGCTGATGTTGGTGAAGTAATTGAAACCGTGAAGCATCATGTAAAGGAGGCTAAGCTTCCTGATATTGACGTTGTGCGCCTTTTATGGGATGTTATCATGGATGCTGTGCAATGGTCTGGGAAAAACCAGCAGCAAAATGCCAATACTGCTCTGCGTCAG GTCAAAACTTGGGCTGAGCTCTTGAACACCTTTTGCACAACCGGAAAGCTCGAGTTGGAACTGATTTACAAAGTTCAAATCCAATGCTACGAGGATGCCAAATTGATGAAATTGTTCCCTGAAATAGTAAGGTCTCTTTATGACCAGGATGTGCTTGCAGAAGATACCATTCTACACTGGTTCCGCAAAGGAACAAACCCAAAGGGCAG GCAAACATTCGTAAAGTCGCTAGAACCCTTTGTGAAATGGCTGGAAGAGGCAGAAGAGGAAGAATGA
- the LOC141646668 gene encoding uncharacterized protein LOC141646668: MWKDKPTGIKILWVWTIGTAVVLFSTVTRTRVRDMEKFINESDQQQQQQQQYKDGVSAEVDSGMIDGSSFPSGDNIIRDD, encoded by the exons atgtggAAAGATAAACCAACTGGAATTAAGATCCTTTGGGTTTGGACCATTGGAACTGCTGTTG TATTGTTTTCAACTGTGACAAGGACTAGGGTCCGTGATATGGAGAAATTTATCAATGAATCTGATCAACAGCAACAGCAACAACAGCAGTACAAAGATGGAGTATCTGCTGAGGTTGATTCTGGTATGATTGATGGTTCTTCATTCCCCTCTGGTGATAATATCATTAGGGATGACTAA
- the LOC141646670 gene encoding isopentenyl-diphosphate Delta-isomerase I-like: protein MASITLKLMATSSYIFNHTPSPLSIFHKPLFSSSFIPNSLSISSSFSSLSLKSSSSSSFVRSLATFTMGDTTVDATMDAVQRRLMFEDECILVDESDNVVGHDSKYNCHLMETINAGKALHRAFSVFLFNSKYELLLQQRSATKVTFPLVWTNTCCSHPLYRESELIQEDVLGVRNAAQRKLLDELGIKAEDVPVDQFTPLGRMLYKAPSDGKWGEHELDYLLFIVKDVTANPNPDEVADIKYVNREELKEICRKADAGEDGIKLSPWFRLVVDNFMYKWWDHVENGTLKEAVDMETIHRLI from the exons ATGGCATCTATTACACTTAAATTAATGGCCACCTCTTCCTATATATTTAATCACACCCCTTCACCTTTGTCTATCTTTCATAAACCTCTTTTTTCTTCATCTTTTATTCCTAATTCTCTCTCTATTTCTTCATCTTTTTCATCTTTATCTCTTaaatcttcatcatcttcttcatttgTTCGATCTCTTGCCACCTTTACAATGGGAGATACAACTGTTGATGCAACCATGGATGCTGTTCAAAGAAGACTCATGTTTGAAGATGA GTGTATTTTGGTTGATGAGAGTGATAATGTTGTTGGTCATGATAGCAAGTACAACT GTCACCTGATGGAGACCATCAATGCAGGAAAGGCACTCCACAGAGCTTTCAGTGTATTTCTATTTAACTCAAAATATGAACTACTGCTTCAG CAACGTTCCGCCACAAAGGTAACTTTCCCGCTGGTCTGGACCAATACCTGCTGCAGTCATCCCCTGTACCGTGAGTCTGAGTTGATCCAGGAGGATGTCCTTG GTGTGAGGAATGCTGCACAAAGAAAGCTTCTGGATGAACTCGGTATCAAGGCTGAAGATGTGCCCGTTGATCAATTCACTCCACTTGGTCGCATGCTGTACAAAGCACCATCAGATGGGAAATGGGGAGAGCATGAAT TGGACTACCTACTATTCATAGTGAAAGACGTAACAGCCAACCCCAACCCCGATGAAGTTGCTGACATCAAGTACGTGAACCGAGAAGAGCTCAAGGAGATATGCCGTAAAGCAGATGCAGGGGAAGACGGTATAAAGTTATCGCCCTGGTTCAGACTCGTTGTGGATAACTTCATGTACAAATGGTGGGACCATGTTGAAAACGGCACACTCAAGGAAGCCGTCGATATGGAGACCATTCACAGGCTGATTTAG